The following coding sequences are from one Procambarus clarkii isolate CNS0578487 chromosome 86, FALCON_Pclarkii_2.0, whole genome shotgun sequence window:
- the LOC123769369 gene encoding eukaryotic translation initiation factor 4E-1A isoform X1, with translation MLKLQKNCFGFLLHKTEQQRQCEEEEHKCHYVALESLLVKHPLKNTWTMWYYKVKSSNVWMECHTEIASFNTVEDFWAVYHHLNLPSEIERGSGYSMFRKGIKPMWEDSHNWNGGRWLFTIQESNDCQKLDDIWMEMLILLIGEAFGDNNEQVCGCVVSVWRKFDKIGIWTADASKKENILEIGKICKIALKESYNESVNWMYRSHSAQRKYGVQFSTLYTL, from the exons ATGTTGAAATTACAAAAAAATTGCTTTGGTTTTTTATTACATAAG ACTGAGCAGCAGCGACAGTGTGAAGAGGAAGAACATAAATGTCATTATGTTGCCCTGGAGTCATTACTGGTGAAGCATCCATTAAAAAACACCTGGACGATGTGGTATTATAAGGTTAAAAGTAGCAATGTTTGGATGGAATGTCATACAGAAATAGCCAGCTTTAACACTGTTGAGGACTTTTGGGC AGTGTATCATCACTTAAATCTACCTTCAGAGATTGAAAGAGGTTCTGGTTACTCAATGTTTAGAAAGGGAATCAAACCCATGTGGGAAGATAGCCACAATTGGAATGGAGGTCGCTGGCTTTTCACCATACAAGAATCAAATGACTGTCAAAAACTAGATGATATATGGATGGAAATG CTGATTTTATTAATTGGAGAAGCTTTTGGAGATAACAATGAACAAGTCTGTGGCTGCGTTGTTAGTGTATGGAGGAAATTTGACAAAATAGGTATATGGACTGCAGATGCATCAAAAAAGGAGAACATCCTTGAAATTGG TAAGATATGTAAAATAGCATTGAAGGAATCATACAACGAATCAGTAAATTGGATGTatcgatcacattctgcccagcgAAAATATGGTGTACAGTTTAGCACTCTGTATACACTTTAA
- the LOC123769369 gene encoding eukaryotic translation initiation factor 4E1 isoform X2 — protein MTEQQRQCEEEEHKCHYVALESLLVKHPLKNTWTMWYYKVKSSNVWMECHTEIASFNTVEDFWAVYHHLNLPSEIERGSGYSMFRKGIKPMWEDSHNWNGGRWLFTIQESNDCQKLDDIWMEMLILLIGEAFGDNNEQVCGCVVSVWRKFDKIGIWTADASKKENILEIGKICKIALKESYNESVNWMYRSHSAQRKYGVQFSTLYTL, from the exons ACTGAGCAGCAGCGACAGTGTGAAGAGGAAGAACATAAATGTCATTATGTTGCCCTGGAGTCATTACTGGTGAAGCATCCATTAAAAAACACCTGGACGATGTGGTATTATAAGGTTAAAAGTAGCAATGTTTGGATGGAATGTCATACAGAAATAGCCAGCTTTAACACTGTTGAGGACTTTTGGGC AGTGTATCATCACTTAAATCTACCTTCAGAGATTGAAAGAGGTTCTGGTTACTCAATGTTTAGAAAGGGAATCAAACCCATGTGGGAAGATAGCCACAATTGGAATGGAGGTCGCTGGCTTTTCACCATACAAGAATCAAATGACTGTCAAAAACTAGATGATATATGGATGGAAATG CTGATTTTATTAATTGGAGAAGCTTTTGGAGATAACAATGAACAAGTCTGTGGCTGCGTTGTTAGTGTATGGAGGAAATTTGACAAAATAGGTATATGGACTGCAGATGCATCAAAAAAGGAGAACATCCTTGAAATTGG TAAGATATGTAAAATAGCATTGAAGGAATCATACAACGAATCAGTAAATTGGATGTatcgatcacattctgcccagcgAAAATATGGTGTACAGTTTAGCACTCTGTATACACTTTAA
- the LOC123769369 gene encoding eukaryotic translation initiation factor 4E1 isoform X4: MWYYKVKSSNVWMECHTEIASFNTVEDFWAVYHHLNLPSEIERGSGYSMFRKGIKPMWEDSHNWNGGRWLFTIQESNDCQKLDDIWMEMLILLIGEAFGDNNEQVCGCVVSVWRKFDKIGIWTADASKKENILEIGKICKIALKESYNESVNWMYRSHSAQRKYGVQFSTLYTL; encoded by the exons ATGTGGTATTATAAGGTTAAAAGTAGCAATGTTTGGATGGAATGTCATACAGAAATAGCCAGCTTTAACACTGTTGAGGACTTTTGGGC AGTGTATCATCACTTAAATCTACCTTCAGAGATTGAAAGAGGTTCTGGTTACTCAATGTTTAGAAAGGGAATCAAACCCATGTGGGAAGATAGCCACAATTGGAATGGAGGTCGCTGGCTTTTCACCATACAAGAATCAAATGACTGTCAAAAACTAGATGATATATGGATGGAAATG CTGATTTTATTAATTGGAGAAGCTTTTGGAGATAACAATGAACAAGTCTGTGGCTGCGTTGTTAGTGTATGGAGGAAATTTGACAAAATAGGTATATGGACTGCAGATGCATCAAAAAAGGAGAACATCCTTGAAATTGG TAAGATATGTAAAATAGCATTGAAGGAATCATACAACGAATCAGTAAATTGGATGTatcgatcacattctgcccagcgAAAATATGGTGTACAGTTTAGCACTCTGTATACACTTTAA
- the LOC123769369 gene encoding eukaryotic translation initiation factor 4E1 isoform X3 encodes MLKLQKNCFGFLLHKTEQQRQCEEEEHKCHYVALESLLVKHPLKNTWTMWYYKVKSSNVWMECHTEIASFNTVEDFWAVYHHLNLPSEIERGSGYSMFRKGIKPMWEDSHNWNGGRWLFTIQESNDCQKLDDIWMEMLILLIGEAFGDNNEQVCGCVVSVWRKFDKIGIWTADASKKENILEIGYVK; translated from the exons ATGTTGAAATTACAAAAAAATTGCTTTGGTTTTTTATTACATAAG ACTGAGCAGCAGCGACAGTGTGAAGAGGAAGAACATAAATGTCATTATGTTGCCCTGGAGTCATTACTGGTGAAGCATCCATTAAAAAACACCTGGACGATGTGGTATTATAAGGTTAAAAGTAGCAATGTTTGGATGGAATGTCATACAGAAATAGCCAGCTTTAACACTGTTGAGGACTTTTGGGC AGTGTATCATCACTTAAATCTACCTTCAGAGATTGAAAGAGGTTCTGGTTACTCAATGTTTAGAAAGGGAATCAAACCCATGTGGGAAGATAGCCACAATTGGAATGGAGGTCGCTGGCTTTTCACCATACAAGAATCAAATGACTGTCAAAAACTAGATGATATATGGATGGAAATG CTGATTTTATTAATTGGAGAAGCTTTTGGAGATAACAATGAACAAGTCTGTGGCTGCGTTGTTAGTGTATGGAGGAAATTTGACAAAATAGGTATATGGACTGCAGATGCATCAAAAAAGGAGAACATCCTTGAAATTGG ATATGTAAAATAG